A region of Streptomyces sp. NBC_01267 DNA encodes the following proteins:
- a CDS encoding phiSA1p31-related protein: MAEFKVGDKVRVLAGGEGVVTYGPVNSTFDTYKMYIVKQEGDDERAFKSSDLEQLPAFAVGDKVTSTSSFESGRGESEIVAGPFMGRHSGQTFWVTTGSDGKHAAPLEDTLTKVAEPALVPVGTRARIDRAKWAESVHGEIGVVQSNTETWRGSRGDVHPYRVRLDDDSTFHVAELTPVDDEPADGFEYNGETYEYGVLYRDREGDRFEFDSVLFTDGTNTPRGRLTFADGTRGYWSWGLAEVVNGYGPLKKI, translated from the coding sequence GTGGCAGAGTTCAAGGTGGGGGACAAGGTACGGGTCCTGGCCGGCGGCGAAGGCGTCGTTACCTACGGGCCGGTGAACAGCACCTTCGACACCTACAAGATGTACATCGTCAAGCAGGAGGGCGACGATGAGCGGGCGTTCAAGAGCAGCGATCTGGAGCAGCTGCCCGCGTTCGCCGTGGGCGACAAGGTGACGTCGACGTCGTCGTTCGAGTCCGGTCGAGGGGAGTCTGAGATCGTCGCGGGCCCTTTCATGGGTCGTCACAGTGGTCAGACGTTCTGGGTGACCACCGGCAGCGACGGTAAGCATGCCGCCCCGCTGGAGGACACCCTCACCAAGGTTGCAGAGCCCGCCCTCGTCCCAGTCGGCACCCGCGCGCGGATCGACCGGGCGAAGTGGGCGGAATCGGTCCATGGGGAGATCGGGGTTGTCCAGAGCAACACCGAGACATGGCGCGGAAGTCGGGGCGACGTCCACCCCTACCGCGTGCGTCTTGACGATGACTCCACCTTCCACGTCGCGGAGCTCACCCCGGTCGACGACGAGCCGGCCGATGGCTTCGAGTACAACGGCGAGACCTACGAGTACGGCGTGCTGTACCGGGACCGCGAAGGCGACCGCTTCGAGTTCGACTCCGTGCTGTTCACCGATGGCACCAACACCCCTCGCGGGCGACTCACATTCGCCGACGGCACGCGGGGCTACTGGAGCTGGGGCTTGGCCGAAGTC